The Streptomyces sp. Alt3 genome has a segment encoding these proteins:
- a CDS encoding MASE1 domain-containing protein, whose amino-acid sequence MMRSERTRRRAVLVLQILGIAAVYYASAQLGLLRQVEVQGSVVTPLWPPSGIAVASLLYLGLRIWPGLTAGALLTIMSISGGLTLWGVAVAAGSTLAPLCSFLALRTVGFRMQLDRLRDGVALVFLGALGGMAISATTGTGVQVLSGGQSASQFWPVWAAWWAGDAMGVLMVTPLLLVLRKVRLPRTDDRWAEALALALVAVAATTVATRSSLSMIYLLFPVLVWAALRFQLAGSAPCALLMSVMAIIAGTDGVGPFAGHSVLEVMLNLCVLNGCVALTALLLAAIVTEHNNIRHETELACEELAALVEQLAPRPSPEGWSDGPRHRPD is encoded by the coding sequence GTGATGCGCAGCGAGAGGACCCGACGCCGAGCCGTGCTCGTTCTGCAGATACTGGGCATCGCCGCTGTCTACTACGCGTCCGCGCAGCTGGGTCTCCTCCGGCAGGTCGAGGTGCAGGGCTCGGTCGTCACCCCTTTGTGGCCGCCTTCCGGCATCGCCGTGGCCTCGTTGTTGTATCTGGGTCTGCGGATCTGGCCCGGACTCACGGCCGGTGCGCTGCTGACGATCATGTCGATCAGCGGCGGGCTCACCCTCTGGGGAGTCGCTGTCGCCGCGGGCAGCACACTGGCCCCCCTGTGCTCCTTCCTCGCCCTGCGGACCGTGGGCTTCCGTATGCAGCTGGACCGTCTGCGCGACGGGGTCGCGCTGGTCTTTCTGGGGGCTCTGGGCGGCATGGCCATCAGCGCGACCACCGGCACGGGGGTCCAGGTGCTGAGCGGCGGCCAGTCGGCGTCCCAGTTCTGGCCGGTCTGGGCGGCCTGGTGGGCGGGGGACGCCATGGGCGTGCTCATGGTCACCCCGTTGCTGCTCGTCCTGCGCAAGGTGCGCCTGCCCCGGACGGACGACCGGTGGGCAGAGGCCCTGGCGCTCGCACTCGTCGCGGTCGCGGCGACCACTGTCGCGACCAGGAGTTCACTGTCCATGATCTACCTCCTCTTCCCGGTGCTCGTCTGGGCCGCGCTCCGGTTCCAGCTGGCCGGCAGCGCCCCCTGCGCCCTCTTGATGTCCGTCATGGCGATCATCGCCGGAACCGACGGTGTCGGACCGTTCGCCGGCCACTCGGTGCTCGAGGTGATGCTGAACCTGTGCGTCCTCAACGGCTGTGTGGCCCTCACCGCACTCCTCCTCGCCGCCATCGTGACCGAGCACAACAACATCCGTCACGAGACGGAACTGGCCTGCGAGGAGCTGGCGGCCCTCGTGGAGCAGCTGGCGCCTCGGCCGTCGCCCGAGGGCTGGTCCGACGGTCCTCGGCACCGACCTGACTAG
- a CDS encoding PP2C family protein-serine/threonine phosphatase, translated as MNRRRTPRSASAEDLLSTLQHLTARARQEVELHQARVELAQALQRDMLPATLPSFPGLRTAARYAPARDGLDIGGDWYDGFLLPDGALGLAIGDVQGHDVEAAAFMGQIRIAMRAIAGSTSDPGEVMGRTNDLIMSMNSTLFATCSFLRLDPESRELRSARAGHVASVWATADGRSGVTADAGGLPLGIEPHQHYPVARRDLDVTGSFVLLTDGVVEGPSLTIDDGLDRIRRLVSSHAVADAEELADQVLEAAVLTGHEDDAAVLVLRHEATLGPG; from the coding sequence ATGAACCGGCGTCGAACTCCCCGGTCGGCCAGCGCCGAGGACCTGCTCAGCACTCTGCAGCACCTGACTGCCCGTGCCCGGCAGGAGGTGGAGCTGCACCAGGCCCGTGTCGAACTGGCCCAGGCGCTGCAGCGCGACATGCTGCCCGCGACCCTGCCGTCCTTCCCCGGGCTCCGGACCGCCGCCCGCTACGCTCCCGCGCGCGACGGGCTGGACATCGGCGGGGACTGGTACGACGGATTCCTGCTGCCGGACGGGGCGCTCGGCCTGGCGATCGGCGACGTCCAGGGGCATGACGTGGAGGCGGCGGCCTTCATGGGGCAGATCAGGATCGCCATGCGCGCCATCGCCGGCTCGACGTCCGATCCGGGTGAGGTGATGGGCCGCACGAACGATCTGATCATGTCGATGAACTCCACCCTCTTCGCGACGTGCTCCTTCCTCCGGCTGGATCCGGAGAGCCGGGAACTGCGGAGCGCCCGCGCGGGTCATGTCGCCTCCGTGTGGGCGACGGCCGACGGACGCTCGGGAGTCACCGCCGACGCGGGCGGCCTCCCGCTCGGTATCGAGCCTCATCAGCACTACCCGGTCGCCCGGCGCGACCTGGACGTGACCGGCTCGTTCGTCCTGCTCACCGACGGAGTCGTCGAGGGGCCCTCACTGACGATCGACGACGGACTGGACCGGATCAGGCGCCTGGTGAGCTCCCACGCCGTCGCGGACGCAGAGGAGCTTGCGGACCAGGTGCTCGAGGCCGCGGTGCTCACCGGCCATGAGGACGACGCCGCCGTCCTGGTTCTTCGCCACGAGGCCACCCTGGGGCCCGGGTGA